A region from the Thermoanaerobaculum aquaticum genome encodes:
- a CDS encoding QcrA and Rieske domain-containing protein, producing the protein MAESNRREFLVNLILGLSVIPGFAWAARHVLRYLVPPKSQRTTEVLLTRLSDLPVGSGREFKGVLGNDLIAARLPSGDVRVFSSICTHLGCHIQWDQVAGNFLCPCHLGRFDTEGKVLAGPPPTPLPSFAVRVSGNDVYVTVPVKEG; encoded by the coding sequence ATGGCCGAGAGCAACCGCCGGGAGTTTTTGGTCAACCTCATTTTGGGCCTTTCGGTAATCCCCGGTTTTGCCTGGGCAGCGCGGCACGTGCTGCGGTACCTGGTGCCACCCAAGAGCCAACGCACCACCGAGGTGCTCCTCACGCGCCTTTCGGATTTGCCGGTAGGCAGCGGCCGGGAGTTCAAGGGGGTGTTGGGCAACGACCTAATTGCCGCACGCCTGCCCTCCGGGGACGTCAGGGTCTTTTCCTCCATTTGCACGCACCTGGGGTGCCACATCCAGTGGGATCAGGTGGCGGGGAACTTCTTGTGTCCGTGCCATCTGGGGCGGTTTGACACAGAGGGCAAGGTGCTCGCCGGTCCTCCTCCCACTCCCTTGCCTTCGTTCGCGGTGCGAGTCAGCGGCAATGACGTGTACGTGACGGTTCCGGTAAAGGAGGGGTAG
- a CDS encoding sigma-54-dependent transcriptional regulator, giving the protein MSHQGRVFLVEDEPAAVRVTQLALERAGFEVVACEDASSALRRFDEVHPDVVLADYLLPGLSGLELLRYVIRRAPDVPVVLITGHGSEKLAVEALKLGAYSYLPKPLDFEELALVLRRAVELKRLREESRQARLASVTEELVGRSQALAQVRQLIADIAPTEVTVLILGETGTGKELVARAIHRASRRARGRFVAVNCAAIPETLLEAELFGYVKGAFTGAEARREGKFVAASGGTLFLDEVGELPLSLQPKLLRALEEKEVTPLGSDRPVAVDVRLVAATNRDLEALVKEGRFRPDLYFRLNVVPIHLPPLRERREDIEPLVQYLLPRIAARHGKPIRDVQPELYAWLSAQDWPGNVRELENTLERLVVLSSDGVLRVPAGGGGLLHPFYEEKERVLAAFEKEYLRQALQMVQGNLAELSRRSGISPRHLYNLLRKHGLHQEKSE; this is encoded by the coding sequence ATGAGCCACCAAGGCCGGGTTTTCCTGGTGGAAGACGAGCCCGCTGCCGTGCGGGTCACGCAGTTGGCTTTGGAACGGGCCGGTTTTGAGGTGGTGGCGTGCGAAGATGCCTCCTCCGCCCTGCGCCGCTTTGACGAAGTGCACCCGGACGTGGTGCTGGCCGACTACCTGCTGCCCGGGCTTTCCGGGCTTGAGCTTTTGCGGTACGTGATCCGCCGAGCTCCCGATGTGCCGGTGGTGCTCATCACCGGCCACGGAAGCGAGAAGCTGGCGGTGGAGGCGCTTAAGCTGGGGGCCTACTCCTACCTCCCCAAGCCCTTGGATTTCGAGGAGCTGGCCTTGGTCCTCCGCCGGGCGGTGGAGCTCAAGAGGCTGCGGGAGGAAAGCCGCCAGGCGCGGCTTGCCAGCGTCACCGAAGAGCTGGTGGGTCGCTCCCAGGCTTTGGCGCAGGTGCGCCAGCTCATCGCCGACATCGCACCCACGGAGGTCACGGTGCTCATCCTGGGGGAAACCGGCACCGGGAAGGAGCTGGTGGCCCGGGCCATCCATCGCGCCTCTCGCCGTGCCCGGGGCCGTTTTGTGGCCGTCAACTGCGCGGCCATTCCCGAAACCCTGCTGGAAGCGGAGCTTTTCGGCTACGTGAAGGGAGCCTTCACAGGCGCCGAGGCGCGGCGGGAGGGGAAGTTTGTGGCCGCCTCCGGGGGAACGCTGTTTTTGGATGAGGTGGGGGAGCTTCCCCTTTCGCTGCAACCCAAGCTGTTGCGGGCCTTAGAAGAGAAGGAAGTTACGCCGCTGGGTTCCGATCGGCCGGTGGCGGTGGATGTGCGCCTGGTGGCGGCCACCAATCGGGACCTTGAGGCTCTGGTCAAAGAGGGCAGGTTTCGCCCTGACCTTTACTTCCGCCTCAACGTGGTGCCCATCCACCTTCCCCCGCTGCGGGAAAGGCGGGAGGACATTGAACCCCTGGTGCAGTACCTCCTGCCCCGCATTGCTGCCCGCCATGGCAAGCCCATCCGCGATGTCCAGCCGGAGCTTTACGCGTGGCTTTCGGCCCAGGACTGGCCGGGCAACGTGCGGGAGCTGGAAAACACCCTGGAGCGGCTGGTGGTGTTGTCCTCCGATGGTGTGTTGCGGGTCCCCGCCGGAGGTGGGGGGCTTCTCCATCCGTTTTATGAGGAAAAAGAGCGGGTACTGGCGGCTTTTGAAAAGGAGTACCTGCGCCAGGCGCTGCAGATGGTCCAGGGTAACCTGGCCGAGCTTTCCCGCCGCTCGGGGATCTCCCCCAGGCACCTTTACAACCTCTTGAGGAAGCACGGCTTACATCAGGAGAAAAGCGAGTAG
- a CDS encoding cytochrome b, which yields MASRPEIPKWLRFLRERVPVNIEVFEELSKEPIPHHMKNWWYCLGGTPLMLLAVQVVTGILLTFYYRPSPEDAYNSVRMITEEIPFGWWIRSVHHWAANLMVLAVGLHMIRVFFTGAYRKPRELNWVVGTGLLFTTLGFAFTGYALVYDQLSYWAATVGTNVAEQFPVIGPWIARLLRGGEAVNPTTLTRFFVFHVGAMPTLMVILLGMHIFLLRVHGVMELEAPEEVQQTPLTVEEDREGKRRFDPNRFFAFFPDHVTTELLVGMFLLTLLTMLAIVFPAHLGPPANPDETPLHIKPEWYFYPVFRWLKLVPLWLAMGGLLVGGLAFVLWPFIDGWIRRVKPRSELGTAVGAVAALLLVTFLLWEALATH from the coding sequence ATGGCAAGCCGTCCGGAAATCCCGAAGTGGCTACGCTTTTTGCGGGAGAGGGTCCCGGTCAACATCGAGGTTTTTGAGGAGCTTTCCAAGGAGCCCATCCCCCACCACATGAAGAACTGGTGGTACTGCCTGGGTGGAACGCCCCTCATGCTGCTGGCCGTACAGGTGGTGACCGGCATCCTTTTGACCTTTTACTACCGCCCGTCCCCCGAAGACGCTTACAACTCGGTGCGCATGATTACCGAGGAAATCCCCTTTGGCTGGTGGATCCGCTCGGTGCATCACTGGGCCGCCAATCTCATGGTGCTGGCGGTGGGCCTGCACATGATTCGTGTGTTTTTCACCGGAGCTTACCGCAAGCCGCGAGAGCTCAATTGGGTGGTGGGCACGGGTTTGCTGTTTACCACGCTGGGTTTTGCCTTTACCGGCTATGCCCTGGTTTATGACCAGCTCTCCTACTGGGCAGCCACCGTGGGCACCAACGTGGCGGAGCAGTTCCCGGTCATCGGTCCGTGGATCGCCAGACTTCTTCGTGGCGGCGAAGCCGTCAACCCCACCACCCTCACGCGGTTTTTCGTGTTTCACGTGGGGGCGATGCCCACGCTGATGGTGATTCTCCTGGGCATGCACATTTTCCTCTTGCGGGTGCACGGCGTTATGGAGCTGGAAGCCCCGGAGGAGGTGCAGCAAACCCCATTGACCGTGGAAGAAGACCGGGAAGGCAAGAGGCGCTTCGATCCCAACCGTTTCTTTGCCTTTTTCCCCGATCACGTGACCACCGAGCTTCTGGTGGGGATGTTCCTGTTGACGCTCCTGACCATGCTAGCTATTGTCTTTCCAGCCCACTTGGGGCCACCGGCCAACCCCGACGAGACCCCGCTCCACATCAAGCCCGAGTGGTACTTCTACCCGGTGTTTCGCTGGTTGAAGCTGGTGCCACTGTGGCTGGCCATGGGTGGCCTGCTGGTTGGCGGCTTGGCCTTCGTGCTGTGGCCTTTTATTGACGGCTGGATCCGCAGGGTCAAACCGCGCAGTGAATTGGGAACTGCCGTTGGCGCGGTGGCGGCTTTGCTGTTGGTGACTTTCTTGCTTTGGGAAGCATTAGCCACGCACTAA
- a CDS encoding endonuclease V yields MARGEAEAFLRSVAQRVREVPLPFVPSLLVGADVAYGERQAVAAVVVWDLREGKVVWEETREGPVAAEYRPGLFFLREAPLVLPLLSRVPLDGWVALLHGHGMAHPLGAGLASVVGVLLGRPTVGCAGSLLCGRGGEPGEEKGSWSPVWWQGKRVGAFLRTRAGVKPLVVSVGHGLTLEEAVGLVHAASVYRFPEPLRLADALARKSLRAAAGGV; encoded by the coding sequence GGGAGGTGCCGCTGCCATTTGTGCCGAGCTTGCTGGTAGGGGCGGATGTGGCGTACGGGGAAAGGCAGGCGGTGGCGGCGGTGGTAGTTTGGGACCTTCGGGAAGGCAAGGTGGTTTGGGAAGAGACCCGGGAGGGCCCTGTGGCCGCCGAGTACCGGCCGGGGCTTTTCTTCCTGCGGGAAGCGCCGTTGGTCCTCCCGCTTCTTTCTAGGGTGCCCTTGGATGGTTGGGTTGCGTTACTCCATGGGCACGGGATGGCCCACCCATTGGGTGCGGGTTTGGCTTCGGTGGTGGGGGTGCTTTTGGGACGCCCCACAGTGGGCTGTGCGGGCTCGCTTCTCTGCGGCCGCGGGGGCGAGCCGGGGGAAGAAAAGGGGAGCTGGAGCCCGGTGTGGTGGCAGGGAAAGCGAGTGGGGGCCTTTCTCCGCACGAGGGCTGGAGTAAAGCCGTTGGTGGTTTCGGTGGGACACGGGTTGACGTTAGAGGAAGCGGTGGGCCTGGTGCACGCGGCAAGCGTTTACCGTTTCCCCGAGCCGTTGCGGCTGGCGGATGCTCTGGCCCGGAAGAGCTTAAGGGCTGCCGCGGGAGGCGTTTAA
- a CDS encoding sensor histidine kinase, translating to MRKNDAVVPVDEEALQLLYDAVRCLPAGLIVVSEDGRIAFCNPLADAIRGVGERVGHPVAECHPPRALPALDRLLERFRHAPADRDHPLVVERGGKWEVLYQRITGEDGRFRGVVWLAHDISRHKLLQQQLLHHERMAGLGSMAARLAHDIKNPLNIIAGAAHNLKELVSDSVAREMVGLVEDQVRRVEDLLAQLRELTRPLKPRFGQVAVNELFSEYLGKQPPEVRERVELIPLAEELQARLDPDLLVRFLDNALANALHHSPTVVLSLGVATEPEGEWLSVTVRDFGPGFPQEVLDRLFEPFVSTRPDGLGLGLTIMREVCVLHGGDLQVANHPEGGALVTGRLATR from the coding sequence ATGAGGAAGAACGACGCGGTGGTGCCGGTGGACGAGGAAGCACTTCAGCTCCTTTACGACGCGGTGCGTTGCCTTCCCGCGGGTCTTATCGTGGTGAGCGAGGACGGGCGCATTGCCTTTTGCAATCCCCTGGCGGATGCCATCCGCGGGGTGGGCGAGCGGGTGGGTCACCCGGTGGCCGAGTGCCATCCCCCCCGCGCTTTGCCGGCTTTGGACAGGCTTTTGGAGCGTTTCCGCCACGCTCCCGCTGACCGTGACCACCCGCTAGTGGTGGAACGGGGTGGTAAGTGGGAGGTGCTTTACCAGCGCATTACCGGCGAGGACGGCCGCTTCCGCGGGGTGGTTTGGCTGGCCCACGACATTTCCCGGCACAAGCTTTTACAGCAACAACTTTTGCACCACGAGCGCATGGCAGGGCTGGGGAGCATGGCGGCCCGGCTGGCCCACGACATCAAAAACCCCTTAAACATCATCGCCGGCGCGGCCCACAACCTCAAGGAGCTGGTGAGCGATTCGGTGGCTCGGGAAATGGTAGGGCTCGTTGAGGATCAGGTGCGGCGGGTGGAGGATCTTCTGGCGCAACTGCGGGAGTTGACCCGCCCCCTCAAACCCCGTTTTGGGCAAGTGGCGGTCAACGAGCTCTTCAGCGAGTACCTTGGCAAGCAACCGCCGGAGGTGCGGGAGCGGGTGGAGCTGATTCCCCTGGCCGAGGAACTGCAGGCGCGTTTGGACCCCGACCTTCTGGTGCGCTTCCTCGACAACGCCCTGGCCAACGCCCTCCACCACAGCCCCACGGTTGTGCTTTCCCTCGGGGTAGCCACGGAACCGGAGGGGGAGTGGCTTTCGGTGACGGTGCGGGACTTTGGGCCGGGCTTCCCCCAGGAGGTTTTGGACCGTCTCTTTGAGCCTTTCGTTTCCACCCGTCCGGATGGGCTGGGTTTGGGCCTCACGATCATGCGGGAGGTTTGCGTGCTGCACGGTGGGGACCTGCAGGTGGCAAACCACCCCGAAGGCGGGGCGCTGGTCACCGGGCGGTTGGCCACCCGATGA